From the genome of Eucalyptus grandis isolate ANBG69807.140 chromosome 2, ASM1654582v1, whole genome shotgun sequence, one region includes:
- the LOC120290610 gene encoding putative protein TPRXL, which produces MKDGGGEPSPSSGHARLCSGSARASRAEQRGTLSARSLSRARAAATSSLASLEPSPSLEEAATLGARSLEAEPEQPTLARCPFSEQPATLAASVARAEPELGATATSSLCSLSRAELEQERRVGSLAEPSPSSSAATLAAFAGRSRARQQPTRRSLFEPSPSSSNSEQLARSSRARAVPLAASPLRAEPEQISSLLRSLSRARAASEAHCRSLEPSPSRQGYSLLARSPEISSEHEPLSQILGVTLARICETRRASGSQIRASDSSSEP; this is translated from the coding sequence ATGAAAGATGGTGGTggcgagccgagcccgagcagcgGCCACGCTCGCTTgtgctcgggctcggctcgagcgagccgaGCCGAGCAGCGCGGGACGCTCAGCGCTCGCTCGctgagccgagcccgagcagcaGCGACGTCGTCGCTCGCttcgctcgagccgagcccgagcctcgAGGAAGCAGCGACGCTCGGTGCTCGCTCGCTCGaagccgagcccgagcagcCGACGCTCGCCCGCTGCCCCTTCAGTGAGCAGCCGGCGACGCTCGCCGCTTCCgtcgctcgagccgagcccgagctcgGAGCAACAGCGACGTCGTCGCTCTGCTCGCTGAGCCGAGCCGAGCTCGAGCAAGAGCGACGCGTCGGCTCGCTCGCTgagccgagcccgagctcgAGCGCTGCGACGCTGGCTGCTTTCGCTGGGCGAAGCCGAGCCCGGCAGCAGCCGACGCGTCGCTCGCTCttcgagccgagcccgagctcgAGCAACAGCGAGCagctcgctcgctcgagccgagcccgagcagtGCCGCTCGCCGCTTCGCCGCtccgagccgagcccgagcagaTAAGCTCGCTGCTCCGCTCGctgagccgagcccgagcagcCAGCGAAGCTCATTgccgctcgctcgagccgagcccgagcaggCAGGGCTATTCGCTGCTCGCTCGCTCGCCCGAGATCTCGAGCGAGCACGAGCCGCTGTCGCAGATCCTGGGAGTAACGCTCGCCCGCATCTGCGAGACTCGCCGAGCAAGCGGGTCGCAGATCCGGGCAAGCGATTCCTCGAGCGAGCCCTAA
- the LOC104431245 gene encoding LOW QUALITY PROTEIN: putative RNA polymerase II subunit B1 CTD phosphatase RPAP2 homolog (The sequence of the model RefSeq protein was modified relative to this genomic sequence to represent the inferred CDS: inserted 1 base in 1 codon): MVKLEEAPVSVKDAVYRLQHLLLDGAAAGEAQLLAAGAILSRRDYEDVVAERSIAGLCGYPLCATPLPADRPRKGRYRISLKEHRVYDLQETYMYCSXGCVVDSRAFAGSLQPERCAVLDLVKVEEVLRVFGDKGLGSQERGDGGVGELGMSGLKIKENEEVRAGEVPLEEWVGPSDAIEGYVPRKRDDKAAAAAAAALRAKKEPREGSKSRNSKPSKKELIFNDMDFTSIIITQDEYSISKLPVNSVEEVSATKAKESKGKKVNGKDKQSRRAVIETSSAKPGTPNINQRELKGKSHDITDDEYSAQKVPSPSEVCQSNSLSHFTGAEGVDDDGKADGTSTETRLKPSLKSTGTKKVTRSVTWADEKVNVADGGHLCEIREMVDEKEPPLTSAIENEHDDENLMRFSSAEACAMALSQAAEAATSGESDVFDAAGLIILPRPHEVDEKAPVEDNADPLEVDSASVKWPKKPGIPTADIFDADDSWYDAPPDGFNMTLSPFATMWGALFAWTTSSTLAYIYGKDESFHEEYMSVNGREYPQKLVLPDGRSTEIKQTLAGCLSRALPGLISDLRLPLPVSTLEQGLGRLLDTMTFMDALPALRTKQWQVIVLLFIDALSVCRVPVLTAHMSNRHPSLQKVLQAARMSVEEYEIMKDLLIPLGRAPQFSAQSGA; the protein is encoded by the exons ATGGTGAAGCTCGAGGAAGCCCCCGTCTCCGTCAAGGACGCCGTCTACCGTCTgcagcacctcctcctcgacggcgccgccgccggcgaggcccAGCTCCTCGCCGCCGGCGCCATCCTGTCCCGCCGCGACTACGAGGACGTGGTCGCCGAGCGGTCCATCGCCGGCCTCTGCGGCTACCCTCTCTGCGCCACCCCTCTGCCCGCCGACCGCCCCCGGAAGGGCCGGTACCGGATCTCCCTCAAGGAGCACCGGGTGTACGACCTGCAGGAGACCTACATGTACTGCT CCGGGTGCGTCGTCGACAGCCGGGCGTTCGCGGGGAGCCTGCAGCCGGAGAGGTGCGCGGTCTTGGACTTGGTGAAGGTGGAGGAGGTCCTGAGGGTGTTTGGGGACAAGGGTTTGGGGTCGCAGGAGAGGGGGGATGGTGGAGTTGGGGAATTGGGGATGTCTGGGCTGAAGATAAAAGAGAATGAAGAGGTTAGGGCAGGGGAAGTGCCGTTGGAAGAGTGGGTCGGTCCTTCGGATGCGATCGAAGGTTATGTTCCTCGAAAAAGGGACGATAaggcggctgcggctgcggcggctGCTTTGCGGGCGAAGAAGGAACCTAGAGAAG GGTCCAAATCCAGAAATTCTAAGCCAAGTAAGAAAGAGCTAATATTTAATGACATGGACTTCACAAGTATTATAATCACTCAAGATGAATATAGCATTTCAAAGTTGCCTGTAAATTCAGTGGAGGAAGTTTCTGCCACAAAAGCGAAAGAATCGAAAGGGAAAAAAGTAAATGGCAAAGATAAACAGAGTCGTCGTGCTGTAATTGAGACTTCATCTGCAAAGCCAGGAACTCCCAATATAAACCAAAGAGAATTGAAGGGGAAGAGCCATGACATCACAGATGATGAATACAGCGCTCAAAAAGTTCCTTCCCCTTCAGAAGTCTGTCAAAGCAATTCCCTAAGTCATTTTACAGGAGCAGAAGGGGTGGATGATGATGGAAAAGCAGATGGAACATCAACGGAGACCAGGCTGAAGCCCTCACTTAAGTCTACAGGCACAAAGAAAGTTACTCGTTCTGTTACATGGGCTGATGAGAAGGTTAATGTAGCTGATGGGGGACATCTTTGCGAGATTAGAGAAATGGTAGACGAAAAAGAACCTCCACTAACATCTGCCATTGAAAATGAGCACGATGATGAAAATCTCATGCGCTTCTCATCAGCTGAAGCCTGTGCAATGGCTTTGAGTCAGGCTGCAGAGGCTGCTACATCCGGAGAGTCTGATGTTTTTGATGCTG CTGGATTGATTATATTGCCACGTCCACATGAGGTGGATGAAAAAGCACCTGTGGAGGACAACGCTGATCCACTGGAAGTAGATTCAGCTTCCGTAAAGTGGCCAAAGAAACCAGGGATACCGACAGCTGATATATTTGATGCTGATGACTCATGGTATGATGCCCCGCCGGATGGATTTAATATGACT TTGTCTCCCTTTGCAACCATGTGGGGTGCCCTTTTTGCATGGACAACATCATCTACTTTGGCTTATATATATGGCAAAGACGAAAGCTTTCATGAAGAATATATGTCAGTTAATGGCAGAGAGTACCCACAAAAACTCGTACTGCCTGATGGCCGCTCTACTGAAATTAAGCAAACCCTCGCTGGTTGTCTTTCTCGAGCTTTACCTGGATTGATTTCTGATCTCAGGCTGCCGCTGCCAGTATCCACCCTTGAGCAAGGATTG GGTCGCTTGTTGGATACAATGACATTTATGGATGCACTCCCTGCATTGCGTACAAAGCAGTGGCAAGTGATTGTTCTTCTCTTTATTGATGCTCTCTCCGTTTGTCGAGTTCCTGTGCTGACTGCACACATGAGTAATAGGCATCCATCGCTGCAGAAG GTGCTGCAGGCCGCCCGAATGAGCGTGGAAGAGTACGAGATTATGAAGGATCTTCTAATACCATTGGGCAGAGCGCCGCAGTTCTCAGCGCAGAGTGGAGCTTAG
- the LOC104431221 gene encoding shaggy-related protein kinase alpha produces the protein MPVHLMASVGIAPNSVREPSGQSVGVDRLPEEMNEMKIRDDKEMETTVVDGNGTEAGHIIVTTIGGRNGQPKQTISYMAERVVGQGSFGVVFQAKCLETGETVAIKKVLQDKRYKNRELQTMRLLDHPNVVSLKHCFFSETEKDELYLNLVLEYVPETVHRVIKHYNKLNQRMPIIYVKLYTYQIFRALSYIHRCIGVCHRDIKPQNLLVNPHTHQVKLCDFGSAKVLVKGEPNISYICSRYYRAPELIFGATEYTTAIDIWSAGCVLAELLLGQPLFPGESGVDQLVEIIKILGTPTREEIKCMNPNYTEFKFPQIKAHPWHKIFHKRMPPEAVDLVSRLLQYSPNLRCSALDALTHPFFNELRDPNTRLPNGRFLPPLFNFKAHELKNIPAEVQLKLVPEHARKQCPFLGL, from the exons ATGCCTGTGCATCTGATGGCTTCAGTGGGCATCGCACCTAATAGTGTGAGGGAACCTAGTGGTCAGAGTGTTGGTGTTGATAGGTTACCTGAAGAGATGAATGAGATGAAAATCAGGGATGACAAA GAAATGGAAACGACAGTAGTTGACGGTAATGGCACAGAGGCAGGTCACATCATCGTAACAACTATTGGTGGCAGAAATGGTCAGCCCAAGCAG ACGATAAGTTACATGGCTGAGCGAGTGGTTGGACAAGGGTCTTTTGGGGTTGTTTTTCAG GCAAAGTGCTTGGAAACTGGTGAAACTGTTGCTATAAAGAAGGTTCTTCAAGACAAGAGGTACAAGAATCGGGAGTTGCAAACGATGCGTCTTCTTGACCACCCAAATGTTGTCTCATTGAAGCATTGCTTTTTCTCGGAGACTGAAAAGGATGAACTGTATCTTAACTTGGTACTTGAGTATGTGCCAGAGACTGTTCATCGTGTCATTAAGCACTATAACAAGTTAAACCAAAGGATGCCCATAATATATGTGAAACTTTACACATATCAG ATATTCAGGGCCTTGTCTTACATTCATCGTTGTATTGGAGTTTGTCACCGGGACATTAAACCTCAAAATCTCTTG GTAAATCCTCATACGCACCAAGTCAAATTATGTGATTTTGGAAGTGCAAAAGTATTG GTTAAAGGGGAGCCAAATATATCCTACATCTGCTCAAGATATTATAGGGCACCTGAACTGATATTTGGTGCAACTGAATATACTACAGCTATTGACATCTGGTCTGCTGGCTGTGTGTTGGCGGAGCTGCTGCTTGGACAG CCTCTCTTTCCTGGTGAGAGCGGGGTCGACCAGCTGGTGGAGATTATCAAA ATTTTGGGCACTCCAACCAGGGAGGAAATTAAATGCATGAACCCCAATTACACAGAGTTTAAATTCCCTCAGATAAAAGCGCACCCATGGCACAAG ATATTCCACAAGCGAATGCCCCCCGAAGCTGTAGATTTAGTTTCAAGATTGCTGCAATATTCTCCCAATCTGCGATGCTCAGCT CTTGATGCTTTGACGCATCCCTTCTTCAACGAGCTACGCGATCCCAACACTCGGCTGCCAAATGGACGGTTCCTGCCacctcttttcaattttaaggCTCACG AATTGAAGAATATCCCGGCGGAAGTCCAGTTGAAACTGGTCCCGGAACACGCGAGGAAGCAGTGTCCGTTTCTTGGGTTGTAG